The Streptomyces kanamyceticus genome window below encodes:
- a CDS encoding serine/threonine-protein kinase, with translation MERLTANDPAEIGRYRSIAELGRGGMGRVLLSSAPDGGLVALKQVRAQFVEDDGFRARFRREVAASRKVSGAYTSAVLDADADAEEPWLTSEFVPGPSLQEAVTAVGTLPEEAVLRMAAGLAAALVDIHRAGLVHRDLKPSNVLLTDDGPRVIDFGIARATDGESGTELTRSGGLVGSPGFMSPEQAQGQPIGPASDVFSLGTVLVMACTGTCPFTGPSVPQTLYNIVYAEPDLGTLPAKVRALVARCLAKDPAERPSPTQLLDDIGRITRPARPWPTDVHELIAAQQAEIARLQGELARRTREDEERRTREEAEDDGAAVVIEAPPTTPEPEPGPARPRLAVLAGTALAVAALTAAAVIALDPGGGGDTRTVEKPPRATATVERTPEEPSPEPSPEPTTEAPPVEEATAPDTEPSAVREPSRAAPTRIESRPSTRPAAIADCGGQALDRPAELLVACGDGGAGLKNLRWTGWGTPVARATGGGWQRICSPSCAEGREAQYSVAVTVSGLNGGRYTTMRVTAPQSPGGAVTDYSLDAYGPTRRG, from the coding sequence GTGGAACGGCTGACGGCGAACGATCCGGCGGAGATCGGGCGTTACCGCTCGATCGCGGAGCTGGGCAGGGGCGGCATGGGGCGGGTCCTGCTGAGCAGCGCCCCCGACGGAGGCCTGGTCGCGCTGAAGCAGGTGCGCGCGCAGTTCGTCGAGGACGACGGCTTCCGGGCCCGGTTCCGCCGCGAGGTGGCGGCCTCCCGCAAGGTGTCGGGCGCGTACACGTCGGCGGTGCTCGACGCGGACGCGGACGCCGAAGAGCCGTGGCTGACCTCGGAGTTCGTGCCGGGCCCCTCGCTCCAGGAGGCCGTGACGGCCGTCGGCACGCTTCCTGAGGAAGCGGTTCTGCGCATGGCCGCCGGGCTCGCCGCCGCCCTGGTCGACATCCACCGGGCCGGGCTCGTGCACCGGGACCTGAAACCGTCCAACGTGCTGCTCACCGACGACGGGCCCCGCGTCATCGACTTCGGCATCGCCCGCGCCACCGACGGCGAGAGCGGCACCGAACTGACCCGGTCCGGCGGGCTCGTCGGCTCCCCCGGCTTCATGTCGCCCGAGCAGGCCCAGGGACAGCCCATAGGACCCGCGAGCGACGTGTTCTCGCTGGGGACGGTCCTGGTCATGGCGTGCACCGGCACGTGCCCGTTCACCGGGCCCTCGGTGCCGCAGACCCTGTACAACATCGTGTACGCCGAGCCCGACCTCGGCACGCTGCCCGCGAAGGTCAGGGCCCTGGTCGCCCGCTGCCTGGCCAAGGACCCCGCCGAGCGGCCGAGCCCCACCCAACTGCTCGACGACATCGGCCGGATCACGCGCCCCGCCCGCCCCTGGCCCACCGATGTGCACGAGCTGATCGCGGCGCAGCAGGCCGAGATCGCACGGCTCCAGGGGGAGTTGGCGCGGCGTACGCGGGAGGACGAGGAGCGTCGTACGCGGGAGGAGGCCGAGGACGACGGGGCGGCGGTCGTGATCGAGGCCCCGCCCACCACCCCGGAGCCCGAACCCGGTCCTGCCCGGCCCCGATTAGCCGTCCTAGCCGGGACCGCCCTCGCGGTCGCCGCGCTGACCGCCGCGGCCGTCATCGCCCTGGACCCCGGAGGCGGCGGCGACACCCGCACCGTCGAGAAGCCGCCCCGGGCGACCGCGACGGTCGAGCGGACGCCCGAGGAACCGAGCCCCGAGCCGAGCCCGGAGCCGACCACCGAGGCGCCGCCCGTCGAGGAGGCGACCGCGCCCGACACGGAACCATCGGCCGTCCGCGAGCCGTCCCGCGCGGCCCCGACGAGGATCGAGTCGCGGCCGAGCACCCGGCCGGCGGCGATCGCCGACTGCGGCGGACAGGCCCTGGACAGGCCCGCCGAGCTCCTTGTGGCCTGCGGCGACGGCGGTGCGGGACTCAAGAACCTGCGGTGGACGGGCTGGGGCACGCCCGTCGCCCGGGCCACCGGGGGCGGCTGGCAGCGGATCTGCTCGCCCAGCTGCGCGGAGGGCAGGGAGGCGCAGTACTCCGTGGCCGTGACCGTCTCCGGTCTGAACGGAGGGCGTTATACGACGATGCGGGTCACGGCACCGCAGTCACCGGGCGGCGCCGTCACGGACTACTCGCTCGACGCGTACGGACCGACGAGGAGGGGCTGA